AACAATCTCGCACAATTGATTTTGCTCTCATTCAATCAATCATTTAACATATCAACAATCAAAGAAACCTTAGCCGgttgcatcatcatcaacccagATTTTGAATCTGAATCAAGACCAAGACTCACAAGAATCACAACAACCTCAGATCCAACAGCATGAGAAGTGAAAAGAcctaaaaaagagaagagattacAGAGAGATTACAAAAACGTCTTCATCGccataagaacaaaaagaaatcaatgtaAACGAGTAACCAATCTTGGAATatagaacaaaaagaaacaaagtttcaTCATGAGAAATTGAGTACTACCTTGTTGACCACAGATTTggtgatatatttttttggctcGCTGCAAAGAACAAGCAGAAGATCATTACAAATGGATAATTAACACACAAAACAGAGAACACTAAGTTTGTTGAATTGCCCATACCCAGATTATACAGAAAATCCAATACAAAATATGTTCTATACACATTACCTATACACATACAcattaacaaaagtaaataaagagaGCAACTTGGATTGCACAATATAAAGAACGATTAACAATATTGAAaactattattaatataaactaTCTCTTTCTCACGTATGTTAAAACGAAAGATCTATTTTGATGTTGAAAAATCGAGTTGTACTTCTTTTTTGCAGCCACTATCTCACATCTTGATTTCAAATCAGATTTATAATAGTGTAACTTATGGATAAGAAGGGGATTATATCGGAATATGCATGTAGACGTAACCTAGAGACATATATCTATAACACTCTCTACCACACAGATTTCTACACCAAACCTATAACTTTACAATCACAGAGAAATAGGGAAGAATTACAGCTACCTTAGAACATAATGATCCACAGAGCTCAGGTGCCATGTACCATCTAGTGGCAACATAATCCtcgaacaaaaaaagaaagacaaagagaagaaaattcaaaaacactggAGAGATTACCAGATATGAATTAACAATTGACagcaaaatgtgtaaaaaaggGTGCATACCGTCCAAAAGACTGTTGTAGGTGTATCATTAAACGCCACTCTTGGGAAAGCCTATATAAGTATTACCAGATACCACTCTTACCATATACCGTCCAAAAGACTGTTGTAGGTGTAGAAAATGGTGATTCTTCGATTTACACAAAGTCCCAGAAACCAAACACgatcaatattttaatttttgttttttttatttagagaaAAACCCCTAGATTCTCTCACAAGAACTCCCCAAAAACCCAGATGGACTCAAaagcgaaagagagagagagagagatgagaaaacGGCGACGAAGAAAGGGAAGAAATCGAGCATCGTTCCTTTCATTAGTTTTGTCCACCTAAGAGTAAAAGATCTGAtgtgtattaattattttaatttaattggatatttattttaattgatgtgttaGTTTCTGATTCAATataaaagctgaggtgtcaaaCTCTGGAAAGAaacattgtgtttttattgtattgatactgctataattattttatagtagactatacaaaaaaaagtcgGCCACCTATTTCAGTATAtgggaacaaaaaaataaacaaatatatattacctaATATTAATCATTTGATAAATCAAGTcaaagttattaattttatatatgtttcattacatgtaattagttttttcttaaaagaactTAACACTAAAGTTAAAGGCAGAATGTTGTTGACAATCCGAAGACATAAAAACCTTAAGTCGTTTCTTTTCGTCCTTATCGTTACTTTCCCAACGTTGACTATCTATACGAACTCAAATCATATGAACTTTTGGAGTCtgtaaaaattagaatttaattttttcatcaTGTTTTAGTATGTGTAGAGtgacaaagaaaatattaatagtgtGGATCAGTACATACGAGGATTTGATCTGTACAAACAGAAGTCTACCAATCTACCACTAGATCACCATTTCTTAATGATATAATCTAGGGTtttcataaaatgttttttttttttaaatctagctttcttttttggaatactaacataaaacaagtaacaatgatatatatatctatatatatatatatatatatatatatattctaaaaagaccaataatacataaattaaacatGTAAATATGACATGTTACAGatcattaaaaaattgttaaacagttttcttttataaattaaacaaaatttgtttcgaTAAAAAGTTGTTTACATTCACAATGCAGAAAGATACAAATTTAAGAAACCAATTGAATCAGGTTCACGAAGTGGTAAGCACCGACGACAAGAGGATGATGCAAAATCAGGTTGGGTTTTTGCCATGGAACCAGCATTGAAGTATTTCTGatccattatatatatttcgaaATATGTCCAAAGAATTCAAGGAATTAAAGACTATgcttcaaaatttataaaatatgcaTCTAAAAACATTCTTCGACATGTTTCTTGGCAACATCATGttattcaaaaacacaaaactgttTAATAATGgtatacaagttttttttattgttgactATGACTTTTTAGAATTTCAATGAGCATTTTAGTGAATACATACATTCTATATAGCTTAACCtaaaggaaaaaggaaacaagtcCAAATCGATATGATAGATCTTCAAAAATTTTTTCAAAACGTCTCTAGTGGGGTATATACGAATTacaaccattaaaaaaaaaaagaatacatcgATTATGTTTCTCAGGGAAGTTCTTCAACAGTGAAAAGATCTATCTAGTTTGCGAATCGgaggaattatatatataaagttgataTGTGgatttatattaattgaaatggataagaaaaaaataaaagggtaaAGCATGTGAATGACAGAGTTGTCGTTCATGtgaaagattgaaaaaaaaaatggcccGTGAAGAGATTGTCGAGAAAAGTTTGTGAATACTACAAAAAATGCTTGAGATTTCTTCTGCTTGTTCTTGGTCCACTTCATTATGGTAAAATCTTTAATTGGGCCATACaacatcaattaattaatagataCATTGATGCTTATATATTCTATTTGATCAACCACACATTTGGATTCATTGGCATATAACTTTAACATCTACCAAAAAGAAGATATAAGTAAGACTagtaaattcttttttttttgggtgtaaatTCAATCTGTAAAGGCATAAATTTAACAACTTGAAGGTGATTTAATTAGTTAAGTAAATATAAactgaatataattttattttaaagactTTGATAAGATAAGGTCAATATATGATTGTTACTCGCTCCAAACAACAGTACTTTTCAATATAAAACTTCTTTTGATGGGTTTACAGTTACATACAGTATGTCTTAATATTGGTCATTTCATAAAACGCTTTAACGCAAGATATATGAATTTTGCCTCCAAGTAATTTTGGTGGTGAGCAAGCTTTTGCCaaagatatattaaatatttggatTCTGCCGAAACATTCGATATTTTTCAACACTGTAACTTTTTAGTAAAGAGTGTTCCGTAAACACACTCCAAAAAAAACATCCGGATTGAAAATTCAGCTACTAAATAGTAAATGTGCATAGTCACAATGAATTATAACAAATTTACACTATCAGTATATGCCACCACCcaccaaattttttattgttggTGGTTAAAATCTACATTTTTCTCTAAGTGTGTTCAACTTGGATTGGGGTAAGAGTAACAAGAGAATTATCTACATGGATTACTTAACAAGTAATTATACTCTTATTTAAAATAAGGttataattaagtaaaaatttaagaacAGTAAAATGAAAAGCAggggaaaatatataaataagaagatgagagaagagcTGTCTGTTTTTGGTGAGACAACGATATCATCTCTCCCTCTCGTTTCATGTCGATGGGCCTCCTTACTTCCATCACTTGCATGTATGTCCctacattatatatatcatattagcTATTATTGTTATTCCCCCATATAAATTATTACGACAAagacaataaattactattattaatattgttattTCAACAattgtatagatgttgtcacaATAATGTAATGGTATGTTCACATACGCACACCTATACACTAAATCTTTTCgccaaaaaaatatccaaaactaGCAAAGAATCCATGAAAATATCAACATACACCGAACCGAGATATCAAATCCAAGTTCCATTAGAATCATTAGATATATGAAAGAGCCAAAACAAATATCCAATCTATACgaatatatatagtgaaaacaCATTAGAAACTAcaattttagtttaaaacaaaaacattgaagatatattttaataaaaacatgtttCCAAACCAAAATCGAAGTTGTACCttagagttaatttttttttttaagctgtTTTTTTAACCGTAAACTACATCAATAATGAAGACGCGTGAATGAAACAGAATTGTTTATTTTGGAccgttaaattaaaatatgatggGGACAATCCTTTGAGGATATGGTAGGAACATGTTACATAcagaaactatatatacaaatgcatatatgtatatatatatgcacatgtgacatgtatatatgtatatatgtatcgaGATATTTAGAAAGGGGATCACAGGACAAACACTCGTGACATTGCCAGCTAGTGAAGATGacaaatgaaaagaaattaaagaataaaaaggcatataaaagaaaataaaaacaaaaagacaaagaaacttAGCAAAGGCTGCTTGTACTCTCCAACTCATTGACTGCCCCATGCAATGATAAGACGATAAATGTGTCAGccaaatacaaaaatcaaaaacatttttctaccgaaaacaaaattattcacacccaagtttttttatatatagttaaaccGTTGGTCTAGTGTTGTTTTAGTCTTTGACCCTATAAGAAATAATAGATACAAAAGAAGACTTAGCATTGACTCTACAAATAACTAGATCAATTGCTTATTTACTTTAAATCTATAAGCCAGAAATATATTGAATTACGAAAAGTATCTAACTTGTCACAAGAAACCAAATATTATGAACACCACGGatgtaataatataaatttttcttcattctGAAAGCATAAATTATAActctgaaaatattttttttcaggaGGGAATTCACTTATATAAACTATGAAAGACAAAAtcttttacaaaaaagaaaaaaaaaagaactgagaGTTTAGATAAATTGCaactaaaatttaattactTCAAATGGGGTTTTGATGACGACATGCATACCTGAAAGATATAGCATGTACTTTGATGAATTAAAAAACCTTTATAAAATTTTCCCTTAGAAACTCGCATGATGGATTCCATAAGGTGGTGAAGTACTTGCCGGACCACCACCGGTATTCACATTCATGCTGCTTCTATCGGCGGAATCCGACGACGAGCCAACTCTTTCTCTACTATttccatgttgttgttgttgctgctgttgttgttgttgttgttgctgctgctgttgaaACCCTCCGCTTCCACTCATGCTTCTTACGATCTGTCCAACTCCAAGAAAGTCTCTAGTCATGCTCTGTTTATCAGTGCTTAACCCTTTGTTTCCTCCTCCGTATGAACCAAAAGGAGAGTCTACTCCGTTAACGCTTCCTGTCGCGCCGGGGTTAGAGAAAGAGTTCATCAAATCCTGAAGATTACTCTCGTTTTCTCCATACATGCCACTCCCAAAGCTTCTTAGGATCGATGAGgcattgttattgttgttgttgttgttgcttccgttgttgttgttgttgcttgagGTTGAACCCATTTGAGCAGCTTTCTGAAGAAGTGCAGTTGCTGACATGTGAGgtgttgaatttggattttgcaTTGATGAACTAAAGAGTGAAGGGACTGATCCTGAGCTGATTCTATCCGCAGAACTCATCAGATTGTTAGGGAAGAGACCAGtgcttccttctcctcctcctccaactgCATTTTCTCCATCATAATGGTTTGACATCATAAGATTACCCGAAGAAACAGCAGCAGCGGCGGGAGCATTAGGGTTGCTTGTTGCAGAAGTAACTCCGTTGTTTCCAGAGAGGAAGCTGAGATTGAAGAGATTGGAGGAAGCAGGGTTATGGTTATCATGTGAGAACTGCATCAGATTCTGTTGAAAACTCATCGGTGATGGCTTGATGTTATTGTTCGCAGCCAAGAACccttgttgatgatgatgatgatggtgatcttGTTGATCATGAAAGCTAGGGTTTTGCTCTTGCATGAAGTAGCCTGAAGCATT
This sequence is a window from Camelina sativa cultivar DH55 unplaced genomic scaffold, Cs unpScaffold00879, whole genome shotgun sequence. Protein-coding genes within it:
- the LOC104773973 gene encoding protein indeterminate-domain 5, chloroplastic; translation: MAASSSSAASFFGVRQDDQSHLLPPNSSAAAPPPPPPHHQPPQPPLEAPPQKKKRNQPRTPNSDAEVIALSPKTLMATNRFICEVCNKGFQREQNLQLHRRGHNLPWKLKQKSTKEVKRKVYLCPEPSCVHHDPSRALGDLTGIKKHYYRKHGEKKWKCDKCSKRYAVQSDWKAHSKTCGTKEYRCDCGTLFSRRDSFITHRAFCDALAQESARHPTSLTSLPSHHFPYGQNTNNSNNNTSSMILGLSHMGAPQNLDHQSGDVLRLGSGGGGAASRSSSDLIAANASGYFMQEQNPSFHDQQDHHHHHHQQGFLAANNNIKPSPMSFQQNLMQFSHDNHNPASSNLFNLSFLSGNNGVTSATSNPNAPAAAAVSSGNLMMSNHYDGENAVGGGGEGSTGLFPNNLMSSADRISSGSVPSLFSSSMQNPNSTPHMSATALLQKAAQMGSTSSNNNNNGSNNNNNNNNASSILRSFGSGMYGENESNLQDLMNSFSNPGATGSVNGVDSPFGSYGGGNKGLSTDKQSMTRDFLGVGQIVRSMSGSGGFQQQQQQQQQQQQQQQQHGNSRERVGSSSDSADRSSMNVNTGGGPASTSPPYGIHHASF